The Candidatus Thorarchaeota archaeon genome contains a region encoding:
- a CDS encoding rubredoxin, with amino-acid sequence MAKWECTVCGYIYDEDTGDPDGGIAPGTKFEDIPDDWVCPMCGAAKEDFEKVG; translated from the coding sequence ATGGCTAAGTGGGAATGCACGGTCTGCGGCTACATCTATGATGAGGACACTGGTGACCCCGATGGTGGTATTGCCCCAGGTACGAAGTTTGAGGACATACCTGATGACTGGGTCTGCCCCATGTGCGGCGCCGCAAAGGAAGACTTCGAGAAAGTTGGCTAG
- a CDS encoding CPBP family intramembrane metalloprotease, giving the protein MTTTTEHDLPVHTETKRRLSSIGLLTLTCIILLMSAMWRVVDVFVLQLGNTWMNILPSKLGPLTVILTVVWVYRRNEIESVLGLSKKHLRPLVLSGLLVGFSVFFLVIVGSTVAYGLFVNPEYSLSLSVVYPSLLLYSFFFFFVNAVFEETLFRGMLQNSLRQKMAVRRAILLSAIVFGFWHACWPMANGAPPTEWVSMILLSGLLGAMFGVYYERFSLRTSLVGNIVAHTLINFLNEGFKVGSEGSVQGPDFSFNDPVLMGMMAMAFIVVFSFYLVLFSKRTVVDMERALLQLRATLVRESQSQRA; this is encoded by the coding sequence ATGACTACAACTACCGAGCATGACTTGCCTGTGCACACTGAAACCAAGAGACGGTTGAGCAGCATCGGTCTACTGACCCTGACTTGCATAATTCTTCTCATGTCAGCGATGTGGCGTGTCGTGGATGTGTTTGTGCTGCAGCTTGGAAACACGTGGATGAACATTCTCCCATCCAAGCTTGGTCCCCTCACTGTGATTCTGACAGTCGTGTGGGTCTACAGACGGAACGAGATTGAATCGGTGCTAGGTCTCAGCAAGAAACACCTGAGACCTCTCGTCCTCTCCGGGTTACTAGTGGGTTTCTCAGTCTTCTTCTTGGTCATCGTCGGCAGCACGGTCGCGTACGGACTGTTTGTGAATCCCGAATACTCCCTCAGTCTCAGCGTCGTCTACCCGTCCTTGCTATTGTATTCATTCTTCTTCTTCTTTGTCAACGCCGTCTTTGAGGAGACCCTCTTCCGAGGCATGTTGCAGAACTCCCTGCGCCAGAAGATGGCAGTCCGTCGAGCCATACTGCTCTCCGCAATAGTCTTTGGCTTCTGGCACGCTTGCTGGCCCATGGCCAATGGAGCGCCTCCGACCGAGTGGGTCTCAATGATTCTGCTGTCCGGCCTTCTAGGAGCCATGTTCGGAGTCTACTACGAGCGATTCTCTCTACGAACCAGTCTCGTTGGTAATATCGTTGCACACACTCTGATCAATTTCCTTAACGAGGGATTCAAGGTCGGATCTGAAGGCTCAGTTCAGGGCCCGGACTTCAGCTTCAATGACCCTGTTCTCATGGGCATGATGGCGATGGCCTTCATAGTAGTGTTCTCATTCTACTTGGTGCTATTCTCCAAGCGTACGGTCGTGGACATGGAGCGGGCTCTGTTGCAGCTGAGGGCAACATTGGTTCGTGAGAGTCAGTCACAACGTGCTTAA